Proteins encoded in a region of the Methylosinus trichosporium OB3b genome:
- a CDS encoding phosphorylase: MDGHDDEEPPRFLIITGLLSERACAEGEGLVPICSGADTEGLRAALERTQGFALAGVVSFGIAGGLDPALHPGDVVVGGAVVADGERYDTSAELSAILSEGLAAAGGKIVCGAIVGVEAPVLDPAAKASLRAKTGAVAVDMESHIAADFAARRRLPLAVVRVINDPAARALPPLAQSAVTPDGGVDLRAVFRDLAREPGQIGDLILAGMDFRKSSATLGRCGRLLGPLLSLGLPEL; this comes from the coding sequence TTGGACGGCCATGACGACGAGGAGCCGCCGCGCTTTCTCATCATCACCGGGCTGCTCAGCGAACGCGCTTGCGCCGAGGGCGAGGGACTGGTGCCGATCTGCAGCGGCGCCGACACCGAAGGCCTGCGCGCGGCGCTGGAGCGCACGCAAGGCTTCGCCCTCGCCGGCGTCGTCAGCTTCGGCATAGCGGGCGGGCTCGACCCGGCGCTGCATCCGGGCGATGTGGTCGTCGGCGGCGCCGTGGTCGCCGACGGCGAGCGCTATGACACCAGCGCGGAGCTCTCGGCCATATTGAGCGAGGGGCTCGCCGCGGCTGGCGGCAAGATCGTCTGCGGCGCCATCGTCGGCGTCGAGGCGCCCGTGCTCGATCCCGCCGCCAAAGCCTCGTTGCGGGCGAAGACCGGCGCCGTCGCCGTCGATATGGAGTCGCATATAGCGGCGGATTTCGCGGCGCGCCGGCGGCTGCCGCTCGCCGTGGTGCGCGTCATCAATGATCCGGCGGCGCGCGCGCTGCCGCCTTTGGCGCAGAGCGCGGTGACGCCGGATGGCGGCGTCGATCTGCGCGCCGTGTTTCGTGATCTCGCCCGCGAGCCGGGTCAGATCGGCGACCTCATTCTCGCGGGGATGGATTTTCGTAAATCCTCGGCGACGCTAGGCCGCTGTGGGCGTCTTCTCGGACCGCTTCTGAGCCTCGGCCTCCCGGAGCTCTGA